The genomic segment tagctcagTCTATGAATTTAATAGTAGTTCATTTTCTTCAGCCACTtcctcagctttttactgaaTTAGGGGCGGGCAGAACGCTGTGTTAGTTGAAAGATGTGTTACATATAAGACTTGTAGCACATGCAGGCCTAGGTCATGATTGCATCACTGAGAATAACTACATCTGCAATAGGGCTGCACTGCCTTGACTTTACATAATGTCCACTTCAGTAGGTTTACACTAATCAGGACAAAAgattggtgtgtctgtgtgaaatGCCTGTCAGTGATGCAACCAAGTGACATTAGGGGCATTTGCTGGAGACAGAATGCTGACTGTTCTGCAGCAGGTGAGCAGTTTTGACaggcagaggaggagggatagagggagatagtgagggaaagagaaagcGTTCGGTACAAAATATCCCTTTTTAAATTGTTGGTTTCTGGTTATATCTTTGACAGACCATGGCTTATTCTACTACCTTAAATCTGATAACTGGTCTGGGAGCGAGCGAATAGGCTACATGCTTCACCTGTTGTGTATTTTCCTTGTTCTTCATTTAGTACTGACCTCAACAAACAACCTGGGAATCCACCTCCTTACACTCTGCCATGTCACCATAAAGATGTTTTGACCCCTGTGCTCACGATGTGCTGTAGATGTCAAACTGACCGCTCAAGTGGTCAGGCGCTTGACTGTATGGGGTCCGATTTGGGTTGAGCTCATTTCAAGGCAGTCTTATCTTGTGTGTTCCAGTCGTACAAGATCATCAACTTCGCCCCCACTCTGCTCCAGATCATTGTGTCTGAACAGGTGGAGTTCCCTGTTCGCCAAGCAGGTAAGAACCCTGCCCCAGAACATGACATAAAGACCTGCATCTGGCTGTTTTTAAAACATCACTGGACCAATGCAACAGCTACAAACAACACTGATAATAGCCTCACTTTGGGCCGGTGTCCCGGACACAGATCGAGCCTCCTGGACAGAAGTcactttcaatggagattcttCATCAAGCTGGCTTTTTAGCTGCCACGTGAATGAATGAATTGTAAGGTAGAATTGTGTCAGTCTTGCCAGTCTGAGTGATGTTTATCTTTGTGCGCCAGCGGCCATCTACCTAAAGAACATGGTGAGCCAGTACTGGCAGGACCGCGAGCCCTCTCTAGGGGAGGTGGTGTTCCCCTTCAACATCCACGAGAACGACCGCACGCAGATCAGAGACAACATCGTGGAGGGCATCATCCAGTGTCCCGAGTCCATCCGGTGGGTCCTGCTGTCCTAACCTCCTTTACCTTCCTTAACACACTCACCCTTACCTCTTAGCCTGATACTCAGGGCAGGTGGTGCCGTGCTCCGGTCCCCTGCTCTGCTCTACCAAGAGCCTTTGAAACTGTGTCACTTGATTGTATAGGTGACTACAAGTGCCCAATGAAGAGCGATGGGAGGATAATTTAGTGATGGCATGTTAGAGAAAGAATACAATGctgatgtatgtatgtgtgtgtattctctctccCAGGGCCCAGTTGACAGTGTGTTTGCGAGCCATCATAAAGCACGACTTCCCCGGGCGCTGGACGGCCATAGTGGATAAGATCGGCCTGTATCTGCAGTCTCAGAACAGTGGCAGCTGGTACGGCAGCCTCCTGGCCCTCTACCAGCTGGTCAAGACCTACGAGTGAGTCAACCACCCGAGGATCACTTACTAGTGATCAAGTCATAACGATGCTGTATTTTGAGACACCATTTTTTAGTCCGAGTTTAGTAGTTCTGGTGTATAAGCTGAGTGACATAAATGATTATTCCATTTACACTTTTCACTCATTGCACCCAGCTTGTTGTCGATGATGTCACATCTGCGTGCTGTCTCATGctgatgtgctgtgtgtgtctgtgtctatgtctatgtctgtgtgtgtgtcaggtataAGAAGGCGGAGGAGAGGGATCCGCTGCTAGCAGCCATGCAGATCTTCCTGCCCCGTATACAGCAGCTCGTCACCCAGCTACTGCCTGACGGCACCATCTTCTCTGTCCTCATACAGAAACAGATCCTCAAGATCTTCCACGCACTCGTACAGGTGAGAgaagggactgtgtgtgtgtgactgactgactgtacgcTCAAGTGTCTGTGACTAACTGCATGTGGCATGCGTGTGCACGTTTGTGTGATACTAATACCAGTGTGTGTCTATTCTGCTCCTACAGTACTCCCTGCCTCTCCAGCTGATTAATAACACAGTCATTACTCAGTGGATGGAGATCCTCAGAGCTGTTATGGACAGAGATGTCCCCCCAGTAAGGTTTATCTCATCCTTCTTCATTGTGTAGACCTTCTGCAAATTCCTCTacctatgttttttttttattgaagggGAGTAAAAAacctctgttgtgtgtgtgtggttgctaGGAGACGTTGGAAGTGGATGAGGACGACCGTCCCGACTTGGTGTGGTGGAAGAGTAAGAAGTGGGCCCTACACATCATCACCAGACTGTTCGAGAGGTGAGGGGACACGggagatgtgtttgtgtgttgatgAATTTGGATGTATGTTGATGTGaatatgtttgtgtgtttatggATCGTAGCCTTTCTTTTCAGTCTAACCATATTCTTCTATACTTGCGTGGCAGGTACGGAAGCCCAGGCAACGTGACGAAGGAGTACTTTGAGTTTGCAGACTTTTTCTTGAAGACGTACGCTGTAGGGATCCAACAGGTAATAGTTTGCAGACTTTTTCTTGAAGACGTACGCTGTAGGGATCCAACAGGTAATAGTTTGCAGACTTTTTCTTGAAGACGTACGCTGTAGGGATCCAACAGGTAAGAGTTTGCAGACTTTTTCTTGAAGACGTACGCTGTAGGGATCCAACAGGTAATAGTTTGTAGACTTTTTCTTGAAGACGTACGCTGTAGGGATCCAACAGGTAATAGTTTGCAGACTTTTTCTTGAAGACGTACGCTGTAGGGATCCAACAGGTAAGAGTTTGCAGACTTTTTCTTGAAGACGTACGCTGTAGGGATCCAACAGGTAATAGTTTGTAGACTTTTTCTTAAAGACGTACGCTGTAGGGATCCAACAGGTAAGAGTTTGTAACACTCTAAATATTTACATCAAACCTTGAATGTATATATGTCTGTTGTCCACATCTACCAATGTTGATGTATGTGTGTACATGAGCAGCGGTAGTCTTCTGTTAAAGTCTGACCTTGTACGATCTGGTGTGACCTCTTCTCTGGGTGGTCTCCTTCAGGTCCTGTTGAAGGTGCTGGACCAACACCGACAGAAGCAGTATGTCACGCCTCACGTTCTCCAGAAATCTCTTAACTACCTGAACCAGGGCCTGTCTCACTCCCTCACCTGGAAACACATGAAGCCACACATGCAggtgggtcacacacacacacacacacacacacacacacacacacacacacacacacacacacacacacacacacacacacactcactttctCTGAACGACCTGAACCATTGCCTGTCTCACTCCCTCACCTGGAAACCCATAAAGCCACACATGCAggtgggtcacacacacacacacacactttctctgaATGACCTGAACCATTGCCTGTCTCACTCCCTCACCTGGAAACCCATAAAGCCACACATGCAggtgggtcacacacacacacacacacactttctctgaACGACCTGAACCATTGCCTGTCTCACTCCCTCACCTGGAAACCCATAAAGCCACACATGCAggtgggtcacacacacacacacacacacacacacacacactttctctgaACGACCTGAACCATTGCCTGTCTCACTCCCTCACCTGGAAACCCATAAAGCCACACATGCAGGTGGGTCATACAGACACCACTACACCTTGTATCCCTGTGACATGTAAATAATAAtggatttatatatatatagcgcTTCTCCATCACAAATGTGGGATTGTGTGTGAAATTACACCTTGTTATACCATTGTTATAAGGTTGTGACATTACACTTTGGATTGAGTTACAGTATGTAACTTTGATTAATCTTCATGTCAGCATTTAAATCCACTGTTTAGTAATTGATCTAATCTGAATACCGCTATGCTTCTAAAAACTGTTGCAATTCCACTTCTGGCAGTTAGTAGTTAACCTGAacgtgtgtgtactgtgtgttccACAGACCATCAGCCAAGAGGTGATCTTCCCTCTAATGTGTTACAAAGACGAGGATGAGAAACTGTGGCAGGAGGATCCATACGAGTACATCCGCATGAAGTTCAGTGAGTACACACGTTCTGTAACTCAATCAGTTAGTAGTTACGGAGGTAGTGGGACATTGTATGGTCTGTATACACAGGCTTCCGTAGAATAGACATACAGTGAATTGTGAGCTTGGCTGGGTTTCTTTCTCTGTTCCAGATGTGTATGATGACCATGCCCTCCCTGCCACTGCCGCCCAGAGCCTCCTGTGTAAAGCAGCCCGCAAGAGGAAGGAGGTGAGTGGAGAACCACACTAGAACCTAACAAACACTACCCAACAGTCCTAAATAGCTTATTTTCCTAGTTTCCTTTCCTTAACTGAGTCTTTGCTGATATGACTTTCATCACTGCTCTGCCCCCCCCTCTTCCCAGGTTCTTCCCCAGATGATGGAGTTCTGCCACCAGATCATGATGGAGCCCTCTGCTGACCCCCGCAGGAAGGATGGGGCACTGCACGTCATCGGCTCACTGGCCGAACTCCTACTGAaggtcagcagtgtgtgtgtctctgtactTTCTCCTCTTGTTTTATGGCCTGTTTAGTCTATCTGTGACTGAGTCTTCTCTTCCTGTTGTCGTCCTGTAGAAGCGGGTGTACAGGGAGCAGATGGAGCTGATGTTACAGAACTATGTGTTCCCTCTACTCAACTCCCCTCTGGGATACCTCCGGgctagggtgagagagagacacacacacacaaatcaaatcaaaatcaaatcaaatgtatttatatagcccttcgtacatcagctgatatctcaaagtgctgtacagaaacccagcctaaaaccccaaacagcaagcaatgcaggtgtagaagcacacacacacacacacacacacgcagcgcGCTTTCACTCCAAGGGGCCTCTAACCCAACTCTTCTCATGGAGCTGAGAATGGGTGTGTAAGaacatgtgtgagtgtgtttgcagTTCTTCAATCTTTAAAATGGCTCCTTCCCTCTTTATATCTACAGTCCTGTTGGGTGCTACATTCCATACAGTCCCATCCATGTGAGTCAGAATGGTCTGTCAGTCCTGTTTTATATAGACTAAACATCCCCCTCCCTGCATTTCTTTACCCCCCTCACCCCTGCTCTTTTACTTACTGGCCACCTTCGGGCAGGTGAACGTGTTGGGAAGCACCACTGCACATTTTGGTGACTGGAAGTGGATAGTGCTGATTTGTACATGATGTGGATAGGCTCCAAACTGATAGCGATGCCCATCCGTGTGGGATATAGATCAGTGATTGTAGATATAGATCAGTGATTGTAACCCTGTGTTTGTCCTCAGTCGTGCTGGGTGCTGCATTCGTTCAGCCCGCTGCGTTTCCATAACGAGTTGGTCTTGAGGAATGCGGTGGAGCTGGTCAAACAGGGCCTCATAGCAGACAAGGAGATGCCCGTCAAGGTGGAGGCTGCTATCGCCTTGCAGACACTGGTCAGCAACCAGGAGCAAGGTCTGAGGTTCACACacatgcatggacacacacacacacacacacacactgaaccctctctctccctctctttagctaAGGTCTACATCAGGCCCTACATCAGGCCTGTCATGCAGGAGCTGCTCCACGTCATCAAGGAGACGGAGAACGATGACCTCACTAACGTCATTCAAAAGATGATCTGCGAGTACAACCAGGAAGTGGCTGTCATCGCCGTCGACATGACCCAGAACCTGGTACGCCTCCATTGTCGTGCTCTACtggttaactgtgtgtgtgtgtgtgtgtgtgtgtgtgtgtgtgtgtgtgtgtgtgtgtgtgtgtgtgtgtgtgtgtgtgtgtgtgtgtgtgtgtgtgtgtgtgtgtacaggcgtCCGCATTTGTTTCTTGAGGCAAGCCAAAGTCGATAGCggactgcaccaaacatcttcgTTAGATGTGAAATTGCGTGACTAAGATCTCCTAGGCATGCCATTTTTTTAGTTAGATTAATTCTGACTGTTTTGGCTGCGGTGTCTCAAGacggacaaacagtactattgtcGTTTTTTCCCCCCATTTTTTTTTCAAGCAAAGGTCATTTTAAGCCAGCACAGACAAACCGAAGCATGCGAAAGCCTTAACACCGCCTGCATATGTGTGTCTCCAGGCCGAGATCTTCACCAAGGTGCTACAGAGTGAAGAGTATGAAGAGAGTGAAGACAAGACGGTGATGGCTCTGGGGATCCTCAGCACCATAGACACCATACTCACTGTTATGGAGGACCACAAGGAGGTGAGACAGACACTGGATACTCACTCACACATtctacagatgtacacacacactcaccctatTCTGAATCGAGTCCTCTGGAGCTCCAGTTGAATGTGTGATGATTGGTGATTGATTTGCTCCCTCTCCCCTGCTTTGTGTGAACACACAGTGTTATTGAGCATGGGGGTGAATGTTATGTCAGActagggctgtgacggtcatgTCATTTTGCGTGACTGTAATTGTCCTGCCAAATGACTGCTTAACGTAATAACGTAATAACTGTTTGATCTTTTACGCATATTTGTTCCTCTCCACTCCTGATTGCATGTGccgccatagaaatagaatgaatagaacgggcgtccccattcaagtcaatgatggcataagTTTCATAATGTTGTTAAGAGTCCACGTTACCGCGGGAAACGCTCAACCGCGGGAATGCCCTGGCGTCCTGTCTTCAGCTGGCTGTTCGTTCCACTTTCTTTCATTTTTTTCTTCCCCATTTTACGGTTATGACTTATTTTCATGGAGGTCTTCATCCGTAACCGTCGGTTATATggtaattgtgccagccctatGTCAGACCGATATTAGCCTGGGATCAATAGATGATCTTTAACCTTTTGTTATCACTTTCTCTTTCTGCCTgtatcttccctctctcaccctcttgaCTGCCTCTCGTTCTTTCGTTAtcgtgttctctctctttccctctctccctctccatctccctctctctcagatcaCTCAGCAGTTGGAGGGCATCTGTTTACAGGTGATAGGCCTGGTGCTGCAGAAGCCCATCATAGGTATGGCAGGTGTGTGTGCTCACGTCACTCTGTTTTTGTGTGTACACACATACTCATttgtttgctgtgtgtgtctattcctctctgtgaccttttgtgtgtgtgtgtgtgcttttcacacacacctcacacaatAACCATATTCATCTCACTTCCCTGTTCCAGTGAGCCACCCCCCTCTTTTGTATAACACCTTGTCCATTTCCGTCTCACAATGAACACTGTCTAACTGTCAAAAGCTGTTCACCTTGCACTTCCCAAATCCCAGATGACCAGGCACCATTCATGCCTGTAAttggctcgtgtgtgtgtgtttctgggtgtGTAATCccatctgtggtgtgtgtgtgtgtgtgtgtgtgtgtgtctgtatcacctctgtgctgtgtgtgtaagGAGAGAATACAGCTCTATGTTAATGAATGGATTATGTGATAACCTGTTATAACGAGAGTTTCCTTCAGGACGAGTGGAAGGGTCATTGTGGAAGATTATTTATCTCTCAAAGGGAAACATCAATTCGATGatctgtttcctcctcttctccctcccctccagagTTCTACGAGGAGATTCTGTCCCTGGCGTTTGGGTTGACCTGCCAGACCATCTCCCCTCAGATGTGGCAGCTACTGGTGGTTCTCTACGGGGTCTTCCAGCACGACTGCTTTGACTACTTCACGGGTACAGTACAGAGTCACTGGTCAACAGTCACCTGTCTGTTAGTGAGAATATTGGGCTTACACACCTGTCTAGATGAACATTGAATATCACAGTGAATGTAATGTCGAATTGCATGATGGTGACGCTGATGCTCGCCCAACACGATGATGATCTCGGTCTGGTCTCTTTCAGATATGATGCCTCTTTTGCACAACTACGTTACCGTGGATACAGACACGCTCCTGTCCAACCCCAAATACTTAGAGGTCATATACACCATGTgcaaaaaggtgtgtgtgtgtgtgtttatgtgttcaGGTAGAGTTTGATGAAGTGTCCCATGTTGACCTTTGACTCCTGTGCTGTAGGTGCTGACCAGTGATGCAGGTGAGGATGCAGAGTGTCACGCTGCTAAGCTGCTAGAGGTCATCGTCCTCCAGTGTCGGGGGAGGGGCATCGACCAGGTGAGAATGACCGCGAAGACTTCTGGGTAGTATTTAAGGGTAGACGTGGTCCCAGTTCAGCCCAAACCAGTTAGCTTTCCTTTCCCACACCCTGAATCTCCCGTTAGGAGGGATGATTGCTATCAATATTGTATTGAttcttctctctcagccccatgttaTCTGCCACAGTTTTAATGATCTTCCTGTAAATGTCAGACAGATATTACCCAGTCAACAATAGctatctcttgttctctctctttctcactccctcttcccctccagtGTATCCCGTTGTTCGTGGAGGCTGTGTTGGAGCGGCTAACCAGAGGTGTGAAGTCCAGTGAGCTGAGGACCATGTGTCTGCAGGTGGCCATCGCTGCTCTCTACTACAACCCAGCCCTGCTCATCCACACGCTGGACAACATGCACTTCCCCCACACCCCACAGCCCATCACCGCTCACTTCATCAACCAGTGGATGAATGATACTGAGTTCTTCCTGGGGTAAGTGTATAAACTAAGCCATACgcctgtcgtgtctttggctatgccggattaagtgatatgctattctataaaatcctttatccgtaattaatattacctgattgagctcatcatgtaaatgtaattagctagagagtcggggcaccacaaaataatatttatagagctgttatcttccgaataaactcttaaagacctagtattattttacatcaatagcagtcaatattaatcgtcaccttaattcagtttcatctgaaagttgtacattcttggttatcttcacaaaccctggctaacaagttgagtcagcaatacaaaattgggtttaattatttatttactaaatacagtgccttgcgaaagtattcggccccattgaactttgcgaccttttgccacatttcaggcttcaaacataaagatataaaactgtatttttttgtgaagaatcaacaacaagtgggacacaatcatgaagtggaacgacatttattggatatttcaaacgtttttaacaaatcaaaaactgaaaaattgggcgtgcaaaattattcagcccctttactttcagtgcagcaaactctccagaagttcagtgaggatctctgaatgatccaatgttgacctaaatgactaatgatgataaatacaatccacctgtgtgtaatcgggtctccgtataaatgcacctgcactgtgatagtttcagaggtccgttaaaagcgcagagagcatcatgaagaacaaggaacacaccaggcaggtccgagatactgttgtgaagaagtttaaagccggatttggatacaaaaagatttcccaagctttaaacatcccaaggagcactgtgcaagtgataatattgaaatggaaggagtatcagaccactgcaaatctaccaagacctggccgtccctctaaactttcagctcatacaaggagaagactgatcagagatgcagccaagaggcccatgatcactctggatgaactgcagagatctacagctgaggtgggagactctgtccataggacaacaatcagtcgtatattgcacaaatctggcctttatggaagagtggcaagaagaaagccatttgttaaagatatccataaaaagtgttgtttaaagtttgccacaagccacctgggagacacaccaaacatgtggaagaaggtgctctggtcagatgaaaccaaaattgaacttgcaacaatgcaaaatgttatgtttgtcgtaaaagcaacacagctcatcaccctgaacacaccatccccactgtcaaacatggtggtggcagcatcatggtttgggcctgcttttcttcagcagggacagggaagatggttaaaattgatgggaagatggatggagccaaatacaggaccattctggaagaaaagctgatggagtctgcaaaagacctgagactgggacggagatttgtcttccaacaagacaatgatccaaaacataaagcaaaatctacaatggaatggttcaaaaataaacatatccaggtgttagaatggccaagtcaaagtccagacctgaatccaatcgagaatctgtggaaagaactgaaaactgctgttcacaaatactctccatccaacctcactgagctcgagctgttttgcaaggaggaatgggaaaaaatttcagtctctcgatgtgcaaaactgatagacatatcccaagcgacttacagctgtaatcgcagcaaaaggtggcgctacaaagttaacttaagggggctgaataattttgcacgcccaatttttcagtttttgatttattaaaaaagtttgaaaaatccaataaatgtcgttccacttcatgattgtgtcccacttgttgttgattcttcacaaaaaaatacagttttatatctttgtttgaagcctgaaatgtggcaaaaggtcgcaaagttcaagggggctgaatactttcgcaaggcactgtacctaactaatcacacagaattacatatacacagaatgaattataccttgattacaaatgacgtcataaaggaaaatcgTTCCTAGCGGGCGGAaaagatatgacagctggttacacaaaagaaaaggggctgttgtagtaacgtcgttgtgtggtagacggggtactctgtctgttctttcctagcctacgtttgcagctgctgttgctaactcaacggctaggaggtatcacttctgtagtgaataagagttcaaagttcataccgttcgcaaccaaagctcacgctgaggttggctacgttctgtagttattatctgaaccattctgacatcggaccgtcatcctcacatcctcggaacgggaggttacattttcgtcaaggctttatataggaaggcgAGAAGGGTGTGTCTAaaaagttttataacccatgtctcttcacaggggcgggccactgattgagcagaaccctaaccttatgaaaacccaaatctctcatttggaagctaaaattacatttaatcttttcaccaataattttatattcaaacatttaaattgaacaacaattccatgtgaatccgataactctgatgtgtagactttccactgtagagtttatgtcatcctatcatcgaTGAGactgtctcagatgacaaccgaactgacatcatattcattaactaccaccgcatatgttcaattggtcggattaccagaatatagttaatttccccccaccttctgacgttcccagaatctctatgttagccaagggttttgcaaatgtcacatcagtagggtagagagaggcaaaggggggaagaggtatttatgactgtcataaacctaccaccaggccaacgtcatgacacgcCCTACATCCTATGCCATATACACAACCCACTATAAATTACACAGTGGCTAAACAACGTGCCCTAAACCATGATGCCTAAATACTACTAGACCCATACTGTATACAGTCAACTTCATCAACTATATTGTTAGCCATCACTGAGTCACACTGTGGTCTTCCTATAGCAGTGTAAAACATATGGGATATACAGTATTTAtacctactacagtacactatacaTGATTTATTCACCACCTACCTGtcgttcattctctctctccctccctccactcttccCTCTCCCAGGCTCCATGACCGTAAGATGTGTATCATCGGACTGAGTGTTCTGATGGAGCTACCCTCCAGGCCAGAGGTGGTCGAAGGGGTAGCGGCTCAGATCGTCCCCAGCGTCCTGCTCCTGTTCCTGGGGCTCAAACACCTGTACTCCTCCCGCCTCAACAAGCCAGACCTACTGGCCTGCACTGGGGTACCCGAGGAGGACCAGAACGGTGAGAGGAGGAAAACGggcaacagaggaggagagggcaggagaaatgagagaggaatggagagagcaggcaagagaggaggagagaaagggaatggCGAGTTGCTAATACTGTTGAGTCAAACCTTCTGTTTGGAAGCCATGGGGTAAGGTCAGGGATAATGTCAATGGTAGAAGATTAAGACTAGACCTAGATATGGATGTGGTAGGAATCAGTCCTCAGCTGATCACGCGTGTTGCTTTACACATCTGTGGCCAGGTTTCAACACCTCTCTCTCGCTTGACTCCTCACTCTGAATACAGGTCATATTAGTTGTACTACATTGCCCTACATGCCGCAGGGCAGCTGTGCTGGCATTCCTCAGTCAAGTGTAAAGATCGGCAGGGTACAGGGGACGTTAGGATGAAGGAAATTGTTATGTATGTTAGCTAAGCAGCTGTTACTGTAATTGGGTATATTAAAACGGCATTAAGAAAAAATTGTGCCTTTCAAAAAAGGTAAAAGGGTCATTTCTTTCTAGTCATTCtgtttttctatgtgtttgtgattcgctgtgtctgtctctgtctgcatgtgtgttgCGTCCACAGAGGAGATCCCCAGTGATGAGGATGAGGTGAATGCAAACCGTAACACCACGATGCAACAGCAGACCTGCACACCCGTAGGCCACGAGGACGATGAGGAGGATGAAGACTACTGGGATGAAGAGGGGCTGGAGGGGACACCCCTGGAGGAGTACAACACGCCCTTGGACTATGACAATGGGGAGGACGAGTACCAGTTCTTCACCGCTGCCCTACTCAGTAAGCGgttacacatctacacacaccgaCTCGctcacaaacgcac from the Oncorhynchus keta strain PuntledgeMale-10-30-2019 chromosome 33, Oket_V2, whole genome shotgun sequence genome contains:
- the LOC118365952 gene encoding importin-8-like isoform X1; translation: MDPNRIIQALKGTIDPNLRIAAENELNQSYKIINFAPTLLQIIVSEQVEFPVRQAAAIYLKNMVSQYWQDREPSLGEVVFPFNIHENDRTQIRDNIVEGIIQCPESIRAQLTVCLRAIIKHDFPGRWTAIVDKIGLYLQSQNSGSWYGSLLALYQLVKTYEYKKAEERDPLLAAMQIFLPRIQQLVTQLLPDGTIFSVLIQKQILKIFHALVQYSLPLQLINNTVITQWMEILRAVMDRDVPPETLEVDEDDRPDLVWWKSKKWALHIITRLFERYGSPGNVTKEYFEFADFFLKTYAVGIQQVLLKVLDQHRQKQYVTPHVLQKSLNYLNQGLSHSLTWKHMKPHMQTISQEVIFPLMCYKDEDEKLWQEDPYEYIRMKFNVYDDHALPATAAQSLLCKAARKRKEVLPQMMEFCHQIMMEPSADPRRKDGALHVIGSLAELLLKKRVYREQMELMLQNYVFPLLNSPLGYLRARSCWVLHSFSPLRFHNELVLRNAVELVKQGLIADKEMPVKVEAAIALQTLVSNQEQAKVYIRPYIRPVMQELLHVIKETENDDLTNVIQKMICEYNQEVAVIAVDMTQNLAEIFTKVLQSEEYEESEDKTVMALGILSTIDTILTVMEDHKEITQQLEGICLQVIGLVLQKPIIGMAEFYEEILSLAFGLTCQTISPQMWQLLVVLYGVFQHDCFDYFTDMMPLLHNYVTVDTDTLLSNPKYLEVIYTMCKKVLTSDAGEDAECHAAKLLEVIVLQCRGRGIDQCIPLFVEAVLERLTRGVKSSELRTMCLQVAIAALYYNPALLIHTLDNMHFPHTPQPITAHFINQWMNDTEFFLGLHDRKMCIIGLSVLMELPSRPEVVEGVAAQIVPSVLLLFLGLKHLYSSRLNKPDLLACTGVPEEDQNEEIPSDEDEVNANRNTTMQQQTCTPVGHEDDEEDEDYWDEEGLEGTPLEEYNTPLDYDNGEDEYQFFTAALLRVQNTDQPWYQSLTTPLSDDQKKQLQEIYSLSQQRRSTAAKGQ
- the LOC118365952 gene encoding importin-8-like isoform X2, yielding MDPNRIIQALKGTIDPNLRIAAENELNQSYKIINFAPTLLQIIVSEQVEFPVRQAAAIYLKNMVSQYWQDREPSLGEVVFPFNIHENDRTQIRDNIVEGIIQCPESIRAQLTVCLRAIIKHDFPGRWTAIVDKIGLYLQSQNSGSWYGSLLALYQLVKTYEYKKAEERDPLLAAMQIFLPRIQQLVTQLLPDGTIFSVLIQKQILKIFHALVQYSLPLQLINNTVITQWMEILRAVMDRDVPPETLEVDEDDRPDLVWWKSKKWALHIITRLFERYGSPGNVTKEYFEFADFFLKTYAVGIQQVLLKVLDQHRQKQYVTPHVLQKSLNYLNQGLSHSLTWKHMKPHMQTISQEVIFPLMCYKDEDEKLWQEDPYEYIRMKFNVYDDHALPATAAQSLLCKAARKRKEVLPQMMEFCHQIMMEPSADPRRKDGALHVIGSLAELLLKKRVYREQMELMLQNYVFPLLNSPLGYLRARSCWVLHSFSPLRFHNELVLRNAVELVKQGLIADKEMPVKVEAAIALQTLVSNQEQAKVYIRPYIRPVMQELLHVIKETENDDLTNVIQKMICEYNQEVAVIAVDMTQNLAEIFTKVLQSEEYEESEDKTVMALGILSTIDTILTVMEDHKEITQQLEGICLQVIGLVLQKPIIEFYEEILSLAFGLTCQTISPQMWQLLVVLYGVFQHDCFDYFTDMMPLLHNYVTVDTDTLLSNPKYLEVIYTMCKKVLTSDAGEDAECHAAKLLEVIVLQCRGRGIDQCIPLFVEAVLERLTRGVKSSELRTMCLQVAIAALYYNPALLIHTLDNMHFPHTPQPITAHFINQWMNDTEFFLGLHDRKMCIIGLSVLMELPSRPEVVEGVAAQIVPSVLLLFLGLKHLYSSRLNKPDLLACTGVPEEDQNEEIPSDEDEVNANRNTTMQQQTCTPVGHEDDEEDEDYWDEEGLEGTPLEEYNTPLDYDNGEDEYQFFTAALLRVQNTDQPWYQSLTTPLSDDQKKQLQEIYSLSQQRRSTAAKGQ